One region of Turicibacter bilis genomic DNA includes:
- a CDS encoding ABC transporter substrate-binding protein → MKKLAASCAVLFGLSSMVACSNGNENQNEQENKDLVTSIENPVEIEFWHAMSGPNEAAVNQLVEDFNATVGQEKGITVKPIYQGAYNDLKSKVTAAIKAKTAPAISQAYPDWVAEYLQSGAVVELDNYIFHEEVGIENFDDIAEAYRKENSQYEGNKFYSLPFNKSTEVLYYNKTFFEEHNLTVPTTWAEMEEVSKQITEITGKPSFGFDSAENAFITLVKQFGGEYTTSKGEVLFGESDAAVEMLEMIKRNTDAGYWRLPGEDKYMSGPFTSGLVQMFVGSTSGASHVINGLAESENAFEWSAAPIPQQSEDTKAVIQQGTNVVVMKQGNTTDEQVYAAYEFAKFLGTYDANLYWTMNTGYLPIRQTVVDSEEYQNYIVESGDMTKEAGPAQSDYYFYDVVFTNDDFTSYNVRTAAGVAVENVVLNGMEPAKAVEEALRSLNLK, encoded by the coding sequence GTGAAAAAATTAGCAGCATCATGTGCAGTATTATTTGGACTATCATCAATGGTAGCTTGTTCAAATGGAAATGAAAATCAAAACGAACAAGAAAACAAAGATTTAGTGACTTCAATTGAAAATCCAGTTGAAATCGAATTCTGGCATGCTATGTCAGGACCAAACGAAGCAGCAGTTAATCAATTAGTTGAAGATTTCAATGCGACAGTTGGTCAAGAAAAAGGAATCACAGTTAAGCCTATTTATCAAGGGGCTTATAATGACTTAAAATCAAAGGTAACAGCGGCAATTAAAGCAAAAACAGCACCAGCTATTTCTCAAGCATATCCTGATTGGGTAGCAGAGTATTTACAATCTGGAGCGGTTGTTGAATTAGATAATTATATTTTCCATGAAGAAGTAGGGATTGAAAACTTTGATGATATCGCTGAAGCATATCGTAAAGAAAATAGCCAATACGAAGGGAACAAATTTTACTCTTTACCATTTAATAAATCAACAGAAGTTTTATACTACAATAAAACATTCTTTGAAGAGCACAATTTAACAGTGCCAACAACTTGGGCAGAAATGGAGGAAGTTTCTAAACAAATCACAGAAATTACTGGAAAACCTTCATTCGGATTCGATTCAGCGGAAAATGCTTTTATTACATTAGTTAAACAGTTCGGTGGAGAATATACAACATCTAAAGGTGAAGTATTATTCGGTGAATCTGATGCAGCTGTTGAAATGTTAGAAATGATTAAACGTAATACTGATGCTGGATACTGGCGTTTACCAGGTGAAGATAAATACATGTCTGGGCCATTCACAAGTGGTTTAGTTCAAATGTTTGTTGGTTCAACTTCAGGGGCTTCACATGTAATCAACGGATTAGCAGAGTCTGAGAATGCATTTGAGTGGTCAGCTGCTCCAATTCCACAACAAAGTGAAGATACTAAAGCAGTTATCCAACAAGGAACAAACGTTGTTGTTATGAAACAAGGGAATACAACAGATGAGCAAGTATATGCTGCTTATGAATTTGCAAAATTCTTAGGAACATACGATGCTAACCTTTACTGGACAATGAATACAGGATATTTACCAATTCGTCAAACAGTTGTTGACTCAGAAGAATATCAAAACTATATTGTTGAGTCAGGAGATATGACAAAAGAAGCTGGACCTGCACAATCAGACTACTACTTCTATGATGTTGTTTTCACAAATGATGACTTCACATCATATAATGTACGTACAGCTGCTGGGGTTGCAGTTGAAAATGTTGTATTAAATGGTATGGAACCAGCAAAAGCAGTAGAAGAAGCTTTAAGATCATTAAATTTAAAATAA
- a CDS encoding sugar ABC transporter substrate-binding protein, with protein MKKLLSMGLIASLSVTGLAACGNETATDSSSNTPITDESSSTASGEKVEIKLWLDNDDYGAAMETAIEAALPNIDINFEKVGSVDAVSKLELDGPAGLGADVFIMPHDHISNAINAQLLLPLGAEIGADLEDRFLESSVGTVKVDDAYYGAPLSTETIALFYNKTLLDEAGFEVATSFEQIKEQAAQYNDEKSNKFLIRFDAGNTYTMHFFLTAGGFELYGPNHDDASQVNINSEGVVKGLTFYQTMREYLNVPYADLKWDSIEVEFAKGNVPYVITGPWSIGEIQTQDAGFEWGVTTIPTIDGVQPETFAGNIIASASAYTQHPEEARQVIEFMTSEEGLQVMYDVKGTIPALKDATVIDGVSEDPYIMGILEQAPYSQPMPSLPEMSSYWTAAESLYRPVWEGQMTPEEAAEKALADYNTALELSK; from the coding sequence ATGAAAAAATTATTGTCAATGGGCTTAATTGCTTCATTATCGGTAACAGGATTAGCAGCATGTGGAAATGAAACTGCTACAGATTCATCATCAAATACACCAATTACAGATGAATCTTCTAGCACAGCTAGTGGGGAAAAAGTCGAAATTAAATTATGGTTAGATAATGACGACTATGGAGCAGCGATGGAAACAGCAATTGAAGCTGCTTTACCTAATATTGATATTAACTTTGAAAAAGTAGGTTCAGTTGATGCCGTAAGTAAATTAGAATTAGATGGACCGGCTGGATTAGGAGCAGATGTATTCATCATGCCTCATGATCACATCAGTAATGCGATCAACGCTCAATTATTATTACCATTAGGAGCTGAAATTGGAGCAGATCTTGAAGATCGTTTCTTAGAATCTTCGGTTGGAACAGTTAAAGTTGATGATGCATACTATGGAGCACCTTTATCAACTGAAACTATTGCATTATTCTACAACAAAACATTATTAGATGAAGCTGGATTTGAAGTAGCTACATCATTTGAACAAATTAAAGAACAAGCAGCACAATATAATGATGAAAAATCAAACAAATTCTTAATTCGTTTTGATGCAGGAAATACTTATACAATGCATTTCTTCTTAACTGCAGGTGGATTTGAATTATATGGTCCAAACCATGATGATGCATCACAAGTTAACATCAATTCAGAAGGTGTTGTAAAAGGTTTAACATTCTATCAAACAATGAGAGAATATTTAAATGTACCTTATGCTGACCTTAAGTGGGATTCAATCGAAGTAGAATTCGCTAAAGGAAATGTTCCTTATGTTATCACTGGGCCTTGGTCAATTGGTGAAATCCAAACACAAGATGCAGGATTCGAGTGGGGAGTAACAACAATCCCAACAATTGATGGCGTACAACCTGAAACATTTGCAGGAAACATTATCGCTTCTGCTAGTGCATACACTCAACATCCAGAAGAGGCTAGACAAGTTATTGAATTCATGACTTCTGAAGAAGGATTACAAGTTATGTATGATGTTAAAGGAACAATTCCAGCATTAAAAGATGCAACAGTTATCGACGGTGTTAGTGAAGATCCATACATTATGGGAATCTTAGAGCAAGCACCATACTCTCAACCAATGCCAAGTTTACCAGAAATGTCAAGTTACTGGACAGCAGCAGAATCATTATACCGTCCTGTATGGGAAGGTCAAATGACTCCAGAAGAAGCAGCTGAAAAAGCTTTAGCAGATTATAACACTGCATTAGAATTATCAAAATAA
- a CDS encoding class I SAM-dependent methyltransferase, producing the protein MNEKDYETLLNIETSGVDKYHTSHLYHRYEPTPYEMLNYLFEQYQLKSTDHVVDYGCGKGRLNFYIQHYFHAHVIGIELNETFYEDAMRNKDNYLKKHRRPKDCIDFYCCLAEDYLIQPTDNKFYFFNPFSIQIFRKIVENILISLENTPREVELILYYASDEYQYFLEHRTAFTLKQEITLPNYKRDHRERFLIYQLSY; encoded by the coding sequence ATGAATGAAAAAGATTATGAAACATTATTAAATATTGAAACAAGTGGTGTTGATAAATATCATACCTCTCATCTTTATCACAGATATGAACCAACCCCTTATGAGATGCTAAATTATTTATTTGAACAATATCAGCTCAAATCAACCGACCATGTCGTTGATTACGGGTGTGGAAAAGGACGTTTAAACTTCTATATCCAACATTATTTTCATGCGCATGTCATAGGAATAGAATTAAACGAAACCTTTTATGAGGATGCAATGCGAAATAAAGATAACTATCTAAAAAAACATCGTCGCCCAAAAGATTGCATTGATTTTTATTGCTGTTTAGCTGAAGACTACCTCATTCAACCAACAGATAACAAATTCTATTTCTTTAATCCATTCTCCATTCAAATTTTTAGAAAGATCGTGGAAAATATTTTAATCTCACTAGAAAATACGCCTCGAGAAGTTGAACTAATTCTTTATTATGCTTCAGATGAATATCAATACTTCCTTGAACATCGTACCGCATTTACACTGAAACAAGAAATCACTTTACCTAACTACAAACGTGATCACCGAGAACGCTTCTTAATTTATCAACTATCATACTAA
- a CDS encoding HNH endonuclease, translated as MEKRCELCERSDIKLTKHHLIPREEGGTEKDIVMICSDCHRQIHASYSNQELALRLFSIEALKSDEKLKKFIRFIKKQPASKRISIAKSRDRKCK; from the coding sequence ATGGAAAAACGCTGTGAATTATGCGAACGTAGTGATATCAAATTAACCAAACATCATTTAATTCCAAGAGAAGAAGGTGGAACAGAAAAAGATATTGTCATGATTTGTTCAGATTGTCATCGGCAAATCCATGCTTCGTACTCAAATCAAGAGTTAGCACTTCGATTATTTTCTATTGAAGCGTTAAAAAGCGACGAAAAATTAAAAAAGTTTATTCGATTTATAAAGAAGCAACCTGCATCAAAACGGATATCTATTGCCAAGTCTAGAGATAGAAAGTGTAAATAA
- a CDS encoding NUDIX hydrolase: MFKKQIQSYVPMNEQEVQDQKVILNYIKLFEHNILTRENEFAHLTSSGFILNEARDKVLMIYHNLYNSWAWTGGHADGEADLLAVAIKEAKEETGVTNIRPLSTEIMSLDILPVWGHMKKGKYVSSHQHLNVSYLLVGSEEDVLRIKEDENSNVGWIPVNEIETYCQEPQMIPIYQKLLQRATVL; the protein is encoded by the coding sequence ATGTTTAAAAAGCAGATTCAATCATATGTTCCGATGAATGAGCAAGAAGTACAGGATCAAAAAGTGATATTAAATTATATCAAATTATTTGAGCATAATATTTTAACAAGAGAAAATGAATTTGCACATCTGACAAGTTCAGGATTTATTTTAAATGAGGCAAGAGATAAAGTTTTAATGATTTATCATAATTTATATAATAGTTGGGCTTGGACAGGTGGGCATGCTGATGGTGAGGCAGATTTATTAGCAGTGGCAATAAAAGAAGCTAAAGAGGAAACAGGGGTTACAAATATTCGTCCATTAAGTACAGAAATCATGTCATTAGATATTTTACCGGTTTGGGGTCATATGAAGAAAGGGAAGTATGTAAGTTCTCATCAACATTTAAATGTTTCTTATTTATTAGTTGGAAGTGAGGAAGATGTATTACGTATTAAAGAAGATGAGAATAGTAATGTCGGTTGGATTCCAGTTAATGAAATTGAAACATACTGTCAGGAACCACAAATGATCCCTATTTATCAAAAGTTACTACAGCGTGCAACAGTTCTATAA
- a CDS encoding SulP family inorganic anion transporter, giving the protein MKDLRQEWLGNTKGDILAGIVVFMALIPEVMGFMIVAGVDPMVGVYATFCMTMITAIFGGRPGLISAAAGAMALVLANLVRDYGIEYMFAATILTGILQVIFGYLKIGNLLKFIPKPVMHGFVNSLGMMMFISQLEHFQGNPILLLLGVIGIAIIYLFPKVTKKIPSPIVAITVVTTIVLAFKIDIKTLGDMGRLTSELPKFMIPNVPFNLETLSIIFPYAISLSIVGIVESLLTAQLIDEITETSSHKNKETVAQGLANVVSGFFGGIAGCGMIGQSMVNLNYGGRGRLASAVAGSLMLGSMILFSRFVIKVPVVSLAAVMVVVSLTTINWQSFKRMHKVPLTDNVVMLTTVGIVVMTHNLAYGVVAGTLLSAIFLGIKSSKVQVIKVDHTYMVSGQLSFASASDFIAAFHYQDEDKAITIDFTNARLWDESAVDAIDKVMLRLDKNGIEATLSGLSPNCKALVEKCALHNKTDELKTVSVH; this is encoded by the coding sequence ATGAAAGATTTAAGACAAGAGTGGTTAGGGAACACAAAAGGTGATATTTTAGCAGGAATTGTTGTGTTTATGGCGTTAATCCCAGAAGTGATGGGTTTTATGATTGTAGCAGGTGTTGACCCGATGGTTGGGGTGTATGCAACGTTTTGCATGACGATGATTACGGCTATTTTTGGAGGTCGTCCAGGGTTAATCTCAGCTGCAGCGGGAGCTATGGCATTAGTTTTAGCAAATTTAGTTCGTGATTATGGGATTGAATATATGTTTGCAGCAACTATTTTAACGGGGATTTTACAAGTTATTTTTGGATATTTAAAAATAGGGAATTTATTAAAGTTTATTCCTAAACCAGTGATGCATGGATTTGTGAATTCACTTGGAATGATGATGTTTATTTCGCAGTTAGAACATTTCCAAGGAAATCCTATCTTATTGCTACTAGGTGTAATTGGAATTGCGATTATTTATTTATTCCCTAAAGTAACAAAGAAAATTCCATCTCCAATTGTGGCAATTACAGTTGTTACAACAATTGTGCTTGCATTTAAAATAGATATTAAAACGTTAGGAGATATGGGACGATTAACAAGTGAATTACCGAAGTTCATGATCCCTAATGTGCCATTTAATTTAGAGACGTTATCAATTATTTTTCCATATGCGATTTCGTTATCGATTGTAGGGATTGTGGAGTCATTATTAACAGCGCAGTTAATTGATGAAATCACTGAAACGTCGAGTCATAAAAATAAAGAAACAGTGGCACAAGGACTTGCTAATGTAGTGTCAGGATTCTTTGGTGGGATTGCTGGTTGTGGTATGATTGGTCAATCAATGGTGAACTTGAATTATGGTGGACGCGGGCGTTTAGCGAGTGCAGTCGCAGGATCATTAATGCTAGGCTCAATGATCTTATTTAGTCGATTTGTCATTAAAGTTCCTGTTGTTTCACTAGCGGCAGTGATGGTGGTTGTTTCATTGACCACGATTAATTGGCAATCGTTCAAGCGAATGCATAAAGTTCCATTAACCGACAATGTAGTGATGTTAACAACAGTAGGGATTGTGGTAATGACACATAACTTAGCTTATGGAGTTGTGGCAGGAACGTTATTAAGTGCTATTTTCTTAGGGATCAAAAGTTCAAAAGTACAAGTAATTAAAGTGGATCATACTTATATGGTTAGTGGGCAATTATCATTTGCCTCTGCTTCCGACTTTATCGCTGCTTTTCATTATCAAGATGAAGACAAAGCAATAACGATTGATTTTACAAATGCTCGTCTTTGGGATGAGTCAGCAGTTGATGCTATTGATAAAGTTATGCTTCGCTTAGACAAAAATGGTATTGAAGCAACATTAAGCGGATTAAGTCCAAACTGTAAAGCATTAGTTGAGAAATGTGCACTTCATAATAAAACAGATGAATTAAAAACAGTCTCAGTACATTAA
- the rbr gene encoding rubrerythrin, translating to MDLVMSEEIKAKLKGTKTEQNLKDAFVGESQASTKYRIFSDVAKEEGYEQIAAIFNETAGNEKEHAEVWYKILHAGLSDTLANLKDSVNGETHEYTSMYPDYAKIAREEGFEDIAVLFDQAAKIERGHQMRYGELEKNIEEDRVFKKDQPVVWECRNCGNRVYGKEAPERCPFCGYPQGFFELPCHNY from the coding sequence ATGGATTTAGTTATGTCTGAAGAGATAAAAGCAAAATTGAAGGGAACAAAAACGGAACAAAATTTAAAAGATGCATTTGTAGGTGAATCGCAAGCATCAACGAAATATCGAATTTTTTCTGATGTTGCAAAAGAAGAAGGTTATGAACAAATTGCAGCCATTTTTAATGAAACAGCAGGAAATGAAAAAGAGCATGCGGAGGTTTGGTATAAGATTTTACATGCTGGCTTATCTGATACCTTAGCTAATTTGAAAGACTCAGTGAACGGAGAAACCCATGAATATACGAGTATGTATCCAGATTATGCAAAAATTGCTCGGGAAGAAGGATTTGAAGATATTGCCGTATTATTTGATCAAGCCGCTAAAATTGAAAGAGGTCATCAAATGAGATATGGAGAATTAGAAAAAAACATAGAGGAAGACAGAGTATTTAAAAAAGATCAGCCAGTCGTTTGGGAGTGTCGTAATTGTGGGAATCGAGTATATGGGAAAGAAGCGCCTGAACGTTGTCCATTCTGTGGCTATCCGCAAGGATTTTTCGAGTTGCCTTGTCATAATTATTAA
- a CDS encoding DUF3298 and DUF4163 domain-containing protein — protein sequence MNKLKNTKKIYDQIEVPDNLSEIIQQTVNETSPPRSTRHFFKLLVPLTLAMTTVFVILLNTSPVLASNLSDIPLLTQIVKVLTFRNYQTMDEMKNIYVRIPVLENTGNNELEDRINYEIKKQIDFSVSKSEQLAKELYDTYIQAGYKPSQIEPLLVEVDYQTTFYNDRYLSFIIKKYENIPYSTVDKEQYYYNVDLQTGGHITLRTLFGPDYLTKVGTEIYKQIESKKKEDENMLFFDEINIFEVLENEEKFYINEQGQVVISFDRYEIAPGYMGYPEFIINLPMEMNLNET from the coding sequence ATGAATAAGCTTAAAAATACGAAAAAAATATATGACCAGATTGAAGTTCCTGATAACTTAAGTGAAATCATCCAACAAACCGTTAATGAAACTTCTCCACCTCGATCAACAAGACATTTCTTTAAACTTCTTGTTCCTCTAACCCTTGCAATGACTACTGTCTTTGTGATTCTTTTAAACACCTCCCCTGTGTTAGCTAGCAACTTATCAGATATTCCACTCTTAACTCAGATCGTTAAAGTCTTAACCTTTAGAAACTATCAAACAATGGATGAGATGAAAAATATTTATGTTAGGATCCCTGTGCTTGAAAATACAGGAAATAATGAACTCGAAGATCGAATCAATTATGAAATAAAAAAACAAATTGATTTCAGCGTCTCTAAATCAGAACAGTTAGCTAAAGAACTTTATGATACTTACATTCAAGCAGGATACAAGCCGTCTCAAATCGAACCATTATTAGTTGAGGTTGACTATCAAACAACGTTCTATAATGATCGATATCTATCATTTATCATTAAAAAGTATGAGAATATTCCTTACTCTACAGTTGATAAAGAACAATACTACTACAACGTTGATTTACAAACTGGAGGTCACATCACACTTCGGACATTATTTGGTCCTGATTATTTAACAAAAGTAGGAACTGAAATCTATAAACAAATTGAATCTAAAAAGAAAGAAGATGAAAATATGCTCTTCTTTGATGAGATTAATATTTTTGAAGTTCTTGAAAATGAAGAAAAATTTTATATTAATGAACAAGGACAAGTTGTTATTTCTTTTGATCGTTATGAAATCGCCCCAGGATATATGGGCTATCCTGAATTCATCATCAATCTACCGATGGAGATGAACTTAAATGAAACGTAA
- a CDS encoding HD domain-containing protein, protein MKKIGYVIDEAIGYFTPDISRINHLFKVYSYAKTIGEMENLDEKMQEILEVTAVLHDIGIKVSEEKYQSSAGCYQEIEGPAIARKILEQLGYDEVFIERVCYIIAHHHTYHEIDRLDFQILVEADFLVNIDEDQMSKEAIQSIKEKIFKTRTGINYINHLYL, encoded by the coding sequence GTGAAGAAAATTGGATATGTAATTGATGAGGCAATTGGCTATTTCACACCAGATATTTCCCGAATTAATCATCTTTTTAAGGTATATAGTTATGCCAAAACGATTGGGGAAATGGAAAATCTAGATGAAAAAATGCAAGAGATATTAGAAGTAACAGCTGTTCTTCATGATATTGGAATCAAGGTAAGTGAAGAGAAGTATCAATCTAGCGCAGGCTGTTATCAGGAGATTGAAGGGCCAGCGATTGCAAGAAAAATACTAGAACAATTAGGATATGATGAAGTGTTTATTGAACGTGTCTGCTACATAATTGCACATCATCATACATATCATGAAATTGATCGATTAGATTTTCAAATCTTAGTTGAAGCTGATTTTTTAGTTAATATTGATGAAGATCAAATGAGTAAGGAAGCAATTCAATCAATTAAAGAGAAAATTTTTAAAACTCGCACTGGAATTAATTATATAAACCATTTATATTTATGA
- a CDS encoding DEAD/DEAH box helicase, which produces MKLKHNPKQLYEHQVEALEVLKEIDQHESFKSVLVIPTGGGKTLTACWWLLNGVLNNKKKVLWLAHRQLLLEQAAKTFELNAYADVMTNRWGFNYRIISGTHQSTQMIERTDDLLIVSKDSLAKRVKSLDRWLKGEKELYIIVDEAHHASAPTYEKILNHLQTKVPNMKLLGLTATPFRSDARHLSEVFPDDIAYKIDLTDLIKRGILSLPHFEECQTDLVLELTKEEQKKLELEDWIPSEIAIKIAKHKLRNAIIVRQYDYKKYGQTIVFAINRVHALVLKSLFEKSGVKCGVIISRETDDILEMKQFGAENEAVITAYQCGEINILINVNILTEGVDLPQTRSVFLTRPTTSATLMTQMIGRALRGSKAGGTNEAYIVSFIDDWQDKINWVNAKTLMNEQKELREGELSDRVEKIYEQISLAKLEEYIHLLDASIDTTQLESIPFIKRIPLGMYAFTLVDRGIERSHQILIYDSTKRRYDHLIAQLPQFFNYHQIKGEITSPHLLQKLSDICARRCFLGELIPAYDERDVKALLQYFSVHQEAPPFIPFEQLDRERVDLSKVAQTIIDEHLTRSEQRAYIDQLWNSPESLFSIYFHKKVFFMRQLNIELRKLVEGETRGVS; this is translated from the coding sequence GTGAAACTAAAGCATAACCCAAAACAGTTATATGAACATCAAGTAGAGGCATTAGAGGTATTAAAAGAAATAGATCAGCACGAGTCATTTAAATCGGTATTAGTGATTCCTACAGGTGGAGGAAAAACATTAACTGCTTGTTGGTGGTTATTAAATGGTGTACTGAATAATAAGAAGAAAGTTTTATGGTTAGCACATCGACAACTTCTATTAGAACAGGCGGCTAAGACTTTTGAGCTAAATGCTTATGCAGATGTGATGACTAATCGATGGGGATTTAACTATCGAATTATTTCTGGTACTCATCAGTCAACTCAAATGATTGAACGTACGGATGATTTATTAATTGTCAGTAAGGATAGCTTAGCTAAGCGTGTGAAGAGTTTAGATCGTTGGTTAAAAGGTGAAAAAGAATTGTATATCATTGTAGATGAAGCTCATCATGCGAGTGCACCAACTTATGAGAAGATTTTAAATCATCTTCAGACTAAAGTTCCGAATATGAAATTACTTGGGTTAACGGCGACCCCTTTCCGAAGTGATGCCCGTCATCTAAGTGAAGTGTTTCCAGATGATATTGCCTATAAAATTGATTTAACAGATTTAATTAAACGAGGGATTTTATCGCTTCCTCATTTTGAAGAATGTCAAACAGATTTAGTTTTAGAGTTAACGAAAGAAGAACAAAAAAAGTTAGAGCTTGAAGATTGGATTCCATCTGAGATTGCCATTAAAATAGCGAAGCATAAACTTAGAAATGCTATAATTGTTAGGCAATATGATTATAAAAAATATGGACAAACCATTGTTTTTGCGATTAATCGAGTCCATGCCTTAGTCTTAAAGTCATTATTTGAAAAATCAGGTGTGAAATGTGGGGTTATTATTTCCCGGGAAACTGATGATATTTTGGAAATGAAACAATTTGGTGCAGAAAATGAGGCTGTTATCACGGCTTACCAATGTGGGGAAATCAATATATTAATTAATGTCAATATTTTAACGGAAGGGGTAGACCTTCCTCAGACTCGTTCTGTTTTTTTAACCCGTCCAACGACTTCAGCAACATTAATGACGCAAATGATTGGTCGAGCTTTACGCGGAAGTAAAGCAGGTGGAACTAATGAAGCCTATATTGTCAGCTTTATTGATGATTGGCAAGATAAGATTAATTGGGTGAATGCAAAGACATTGATGAATGAACAGAAAGAGTTACGAGAAGGAGAGTTGAGTGATCGGGTCGAAAAGATTTATGAGCAGATCTCATTGGCTAAATTAGAGGAATATATTCATTTATTAGATGCAAGTATTGATACAACTCAACTCGAGTCGATTCCGTTCATTAAACGAATACCATTAGGGATGTATGCCTTTACGCTTGTTGATCGAGGGATTGAACGGAGTCATCAAATTTTAATATACGATAGTACGAAGCGTCGCTACGATCATTTGATTGCACAGTTACCACAGTTCTTTAATTATCATCAAATTAAAGGTGAGATTACTTCACCTCATTTATTACAAAAGTTAAGTGATATTTGTGCACGACGTTGCTTTTTAGGTGAGCTCATTCCCGCCTATGATGAACGTGATGTTAAAGCGTTGCTTCAATATTTTAGTGTTCATCAAGAAGCGCCACCATTTATTCCATTTGAACAATTAGATCGTGAGCGTGTGGATTTATCGAAGGTGGCTCAAACTATTATTGACGAGCATTTGACGCGTTCAGAGCAACGTGCTTATATCGATCAGTTGTGGAATAGCCCAGAGTCTTTATTCTCTATTTATTTTCATAAAAAAGTATTTTTTATGCGACAACTAAATATTGAATTGAGAAAATTAGTGGAGGGAGAGACACGTGGAGTTAGTTAA
- a CDS encoding PHP domain-containing protein, with product MLVDLHMHSYYSDGSFSPYEVVELAKQKGLGFISITDHNTIEAHEEFEVACQQLGMKYVLGVELDCVFGERSVHLLAYDFKVNEEFAAIIKKSRHQLDQMGVDLIKIMEKEYDHISSADYEGYTYDRRLGGFKGIHYLHDRGFTENVMDGLKIYRDYDVFYSNYDFPTVEEAIKHIHTCGGKAVLAHPGKYYRNSTMEEVVTDFEKLLASEIDGIECYYPIHSEELTACCVNFCEEHDLMITVGCDCHGEMSKKENEYVMGCIHKDETELKLKF from the coding sequence ATGTTAGTGGATTTACATATGCATTCTTATTATTCAGATGGATCATTTTCTCCATATGAAGTGGTTGAATTAGCGAAGCAAAAAGGATTAGGATTTATTTCGATTACAGATCACAATACGATTGAAGCGCACGAAGAGTTTGAGGTAGCTTGTCAACAACTTGGTATGAAATATGTACTTGGTGTTGAGTTAGATTGTGTATTTGGGGAACGATCAGTACATTTATTAGCCTATGATTTTAAAGTAAATGAAGAATTTGCTGCTATTATTAAAAAATCACGTCATCAATTAGATCAAATGGGTGTTGATTTGATTAAGATTATGGAAAAAGAATATGATCATATTTCATCAGCTGATTATGAAGGTTATACATATGATCGCCGTTTAGGGGGATTTAAAGGTATTCATTATTTACATGATCGTGGATTTACTGAAAATGTGATGGATGGATTAAAAATTTATCGTGATTATGACGTTTTTTATAGTAACTATGACTTTCCAACGGTAGAAGAAGCGATTAAACACATTCATACTTGTGGAGGAAAAGCAGTTCTAGCACATCCAGGTAAGTATTATCGTAATAGTACGATGGAAGAGGTTGTTACTGATTTTGAGAAGTTATTAGCAAGTGAGATTGATGGAATTGAATGTTACTATCCAATTCATAGTGAGGAATTAACGGCGTGTTGTGTGAATTTCTGTGAAGAGCATGATTTAATGATTACGGTTGGGTGTGACTGTCATGGAGAGATGAGTAAAAAAGAAAACGAGTATGTCATGGGATGCATTCACAAAGATGAAACAGAATTAAAACTTAAATTTTAA